A window of Paenibacillus polygoni contains these coding sequences:
- a CDS encoding glycoside hydrolase family 43 protein translates to MKNNPIIWADYPDLDVIRVEDTYYMVSTTMHMMPGCVILRSYDLINWEVATHVYDILEDTPAQRLEGDQQIYSKGMWAASIRHHKGKFYVVFVANDTQKTYLYTASDINGPWTKQYIEGFYHDCSLLFDDDDRVYLIYGNANIHLTELKEDLSGPKPDGLSRMIVRERGEYFLGYEGAHLYKINGKYYAFFIHITPATKGRRTQACYVADSLEGEFTGGEVFNDDMGYFNAGIAQGGIVDTPDGDWYAMLFQDHGAVGRIPVIVPLHFEDDFPVFAKEAPTYIEIPSTRPGYEYKPLIGSDDFSYDTDEKGKVKLKDFWQWNHIPNDKLWSVTDKPGTYRIQSGKISPNLTFAQNTLTQRAMGPACEAVVTLDGSELQDGDYAGLGFLIGTYGLIALTKEAGQYYLVMIARDTDDKSIFENLVDTKPGEIYAKIPVKENKVTLKASANFINNTDECMFHYLDGESWTKLGITHHMVYKLDHFMGCRIGLFLFSTEKIGGTAEFSNFEYNVLH, encoded by the coding sequence ATGAAGAACAATCCGATTATATGGGCTGATTACCCGGATCTTGACGTGATTAGAGTAGAAGATACGTATTATATGGTGAGTACAACGATGCATATGATGCCAGGGTGTGTTATTCTGCGTTCTTATGATTTGATCAACTGGGAAGTAGCTACTCATGTATACGATATACTGGAAGATACGCCTGCTCAAAGGCTCGAGGGAGATCAGCAGATCTACAGCAAGGGGATGTGGGCAGCCTCTATCCGTCATCACAAAGGGAAATTCTATGTCGTTTTTGTAGCAAACGATACGCAGAAAACCTACTTGTATACAGCAAGTGATATAAACGGGCCGTGGACAAAACAGTATATTGAAGGGTTTTATCATGACTGTTCTCTTCTATTTGATGACGACGACCGTGTTTATCTCATTTATGGTAACGCTAACATTCATCTTACTGAACTAAAAGAAGACTTATCTGGACCAAAGCCGGACGGGCTAAGCCGAATGATTGTGAGAGAACGAGGAGAATACTTCTTAGGTTATGAAGGCGCCCATCTATATAAAATAAACGGAAAGTATTATGCATTCTTTATACATATCACACCTGCTACCAAAGGCCGCAGAACGCAGGCATGTTATGTTGCGGATTCTTTAGAGGGTGAATTTACAGGCGGAGAAGTTTTTAATGATGACATGGGGTATTTCAATGCCGGAATAGCTCAGGGAGGTATTGTCGATACACCAGATGGTGATTGGTACGCTATGTTATTTCAGGATCATGGAGCGGTAGGCCGGATCCCGGTTATCGTTCCACTGCATTTCGAAGATGATTTCCCAGTATTTGCGAAAGAGGCCCCAACCTATATTGAGATCCCAAGTACGAGACCGGGTTATGAGTATAAGCCCTTAATCGGAAGCGATGATTTTAGTTATGATACGGATGAGAAGGGAAAAGTGAAGCTGAAAGATTTCTGGCAGTGGAATCATATCCCGAATGATAAGCTATGGTCTGTGACAGATAAGCCGGGGACCTACCGTATTCAATCTGGAAAAATCAGTCCCAATCTGACGTTTGCTCAGAACACGTTGACGCAGCGAGCGATGGGGCCTGCATGTGAGGCAGTCGTTACACTAGATGGCAGTGAACTGCAAGACGGCGATTATGCTGGTTTAGGTTTCTTAATTGGCACTTATGGTTTGATTGCTCTAACGAAAGAGGCTGGGCAATATTACTTGGTAATGATCGCTCGGGATACCGACGATAAGTCGATCTTTGAAAATCTAGTGGATACGAAGCCTGGTGAAATCTATGCAAAAATTCCCGTAAAAGAAAACAAAGTGACGTTGAAAGCATCGGCGAATTTCATAAATAATACAGATGAGTGTATGTTCCACTATTTAGACGGCGAGAGCTGGACAAAACTTGGAATTACACATCATATGGTGTATAAACTCGATCATTTTATGGGATGCCGCATCGGTTTATTTTTATTCTCTACTGAAAAAATTGGCGGAACTGCCGAGTTTTCTAATTTCGAATATAATGTATTACATTAA
- a CDS encoding SGNH/GDSL hydrolase family protein, which produces MQRKRKTILFQGDSITDGNWGRDMDLNHILGHGYVYLLASKLGAEFAASQPHFINRGISGNRVSDLYARWNEDTISIQPDLISILIGVNDATSLISGDPRGATDRFERIYYQLLSETKEVLPETGLVLCEPFILKTELTANNWTELRKKTDEYRLIVRELSHTYHTLFVPLQEVFDQAADKVTPEYWMWDGIHPTAAGHELITNEWLKVVQQSEYAIH; this is translated from the coding sequence ATGCAGCGAAAAAGAAAGACCATCTTATTTCAAGGCGACTCCATTACCGATGGAAATTGGGGACGAGATATGGACCTCAATCATATACTTGGTCATGGTTATGTATATCTTCTTGCAAGTAAGTTAGGAGCAGAGTTTGCAGCAAGCCAGCCTCATTTTATAAATAGAGGAATTAGTGGAAACCGCGTCTCTGATCTGTATGCACGCTGGAATGAAGATACAATTAGCATACAACCAGACCTGATTAGTATTCTTATTGGTGTTAATGATGCAACGAGCCTTATTTCTGGTGATCCGCGCGGAGCTACAGATCGTTTTGAACGAATTTATTACCAGCTGCTGAGCGAAACAAAAGAGGTTCTTCCTGAGACAGGGTTGGTATTATGCGAGCCTTTTATCCTTAAGACAGAATTAACAGCAAATAACTGGACAGAGCTGCGTAAAAAGACCGATGAGTATCGTTTGATCGTCAGGGAACTCTCACATACATACCATACCTTATTTGTCCCTCTGCAAGAGGTATTTGATCAGGCAGCAGACAAAGTTACTCCTGAATACTGGATGTGGGATGGAATTCATCCGACCGCTGCGGGACACGAGCTTATTACTAACGAGTGGCTCAAGGTTGTGCAACAAAGTGAGTACGCTATTCATTAG
- a CDS encoding FAD-dependent monooxygenase yields MTQNRDTTVCIVGGGPSGLLLGLLLAKQGTHVTVLESQPNFERKFRGEVLQPRFIQVMEQLGLDQLLYEHEHIKLYKGEIWSEDKLISSIDYVEDTPEVPFSLRMKQSVLLQALYDEAVKYDHFHMIFNARVKSLITEEDRISGVVALTQNEEVRIKAHLTVGADGRFSTIRKRGGFTYKYKNHDFDMLWFTLPIQEDQQKDIFFRVTNDRSFIVVPSSSDELQIGFTVRKGEWELIKQRGIDALSEELIRIFPDLQEPLREITDFQSFVTLKADVFFVDQWYKRGCVLIGDAAHCSSPVGAIGISLAAETAALLAELIQESIQAKDLDFRKVESLTDLRAKEVMMVHRMQGMIAKAVIKAPRWTKKWVIRSAPQLSKTKLFHLAKRKFLLGKTIDRLGN; encoded by the coding sequence ATGACACAAAATAGGGATACAACCGTATGTATCGTTGGCGGAGGACCTTCAGGGTTGCTACTAGGTCTCTTGTTAGCGAAGCAAGGAACCCATGTGACGGTGCTGGAGAGTCAACCGAATTTTGAACGTAAATTCAGAGGCGAAGTGTTACAACCTCGTTTCATTCAAGTAATGGAACAATTAGGACTGGATCAACTTCTGTACGAACATGAACATATAAAGCTGTACAAGGGAGAAATTTGGAGCGAGGATAAACTCATATCGTCTATTGATTATGTTGAGGACACGCCGGAAGTGCCTTTTTCCTTACGAATGAAGCAGTCTGTATTACTCCAAGCTCTATATGATGAAGCGGTAAAGTATGATCATTTTCACATGATTTTTAATGCCAGAGTGAAGTCATTGATTACAGAAGAAGACAGAATAAGTGGGGTGGTTGCCCTTACTCAGAATGAAGAAGTTCGAATAAAAGCCCATTTGACTGTAGGAGCAGACGGACGCTTTTCAACCATTCGAAAACGGGGTGGTTTTACGTATAAATATAAGAATCATGATTTTGATATGTTATGGTTCACCTTACCCATTCAGGAAGACCAGCAAAAAGATATTTTTTTCAGAGTAACTAATGATCGCAGTTTCATTGTTGTACCCAGTTCAAGTGACGAGCTGCAAATCGGGTTTACCGTGAGAAAAGGGGAATGGGAGCTAATAAAGCAGAGGGGAATCGATGCTCTGTCAGAGGAGCTAATCAGGATATTCCCAGATTTACAAGAACCGCTGCGTGAGATTACTGATTTTCAGTCTTTTGTTACCTTAAAGGCCGATGTATTCTTTGTGGATCAGTGGTATAAAAGAGGTTGTGTACTCATAGGAGATGCCGCTCATTGCTCGTCCCCAGTAGGGGCGATCGGAATTTCTTTGGCAGCAGAGACAGCGGCCCTCTTAGCGGAATTAATTCAAGAGTCTATCCAAGCTAAGGATCTCGATTTTAGAAAAGTAGAGTCTTTAACCGATTTACGAGCTAAAGAAGTGATGATGGTCCACCGGATGCAGGGAATGATCGCGAAGGCCGTTATTAAAGCTCCAAGATGGACGAAAAAATGGGTGATACGATCTGCACCGCAACTTTCTAAAACGAAGTTATTTCATCTCGCAAAGCGGAAGTTTTTATTAGGAAAGACAATCGATCGTCTAGGTAACTAG
- a CDS encoding MFS transporter, translated as MSQSNHEAITNPKKLSIPKYIIMSILTIFSIGPQYFLNLSYTVGQSVIQNGLHLSTQEMLIPSSLSSLAFAIGIPLGRIFSKKFGLRNFYLSLVFVFLCGTIIDALSYNITTLIIGRVIQGLSAGMLFLTILSAKFLSFPNHLRQFFMFSVVVGLFGASAIGAIFGTISLSTDAWRWLYMINICCSLLCLCIGFVTLPKQKAEQKEKIVINRKGLFLLGLLTIAFAFPILNLQEKGFDSVYVWPFLVMAIILVAFLIKNDSRKEFPIVPIRALAKPKAVFGTVMAGAGHISLIVIFVGVNGYMRTIKNVSFIDFTYFYCCFFIGIVLSAILCALLYDKWGAGILGIAGSLLTVIVSIKWSSIQPEASLTGLNLQMACLGFGISMTFISGAIGTLFAGNAHQASSRSASLHTIRNYAGAVFAPFLGWFLYRLNANQYEKQIGQLSQIDTISDINAKKAALLSTYHGLFTILLILGVMYVNCIDRENGNR; from the coding sequence ATGAGTCAAAGTAACCATGAAGCGATAACCAATCCAAAGAAATTAAGTATTCCTAAATACATAATTATGTCGATTCTTACGATCTTTTCGATTGGACCCCAATATTTTCTTAATCTTTCTTATACGGTTGGACAAAGTGTGATTCAGAATGGGCTTCACCTGAGTACGCAGGAGATGCTTATTCCTTCAAGTTTATCCAGTCTTGCTTTTGCAATTGGTATACCATTAGGTCGTATTTTTTCTAAAAAATTCGGTCTGCGAAACTTTTATCTTAGCCTTGTGTTTGTTTTTCTGTGCGGGACCATTATTGATGCATTATCCTATAATATAACCACGTTAATCATCGGGAGGGTGATCCAAGGGCTTAGTGCGGGGATGCTGTTCTTAACGATCCTGTCTGCTAAATTCCTTTCCTTTCCGAACCATTTACGTCAGTTCTTCATGTTCTCGGTCGTAGTGGGACTCTTTGGTGCGTCAGCCATTGGAGCGATATTTGGTACGATATCTTTAAGCACGGATGCTTGGCGCTGGCTGTACATGATTAATATATGTTGTTCACTGCTTTGTCTCTGCATTGGTTTTGTTACCTTACCTAAACAAAAAGCAGAACAAAAAGAAAAAATAGTGATCAACAGAAAGGGACTTTTCTTATTAGGTCTTCTGACGATCGCTTTCGCATTTCCCATTCTTAATCTACAGGAAAAAGGCTTTGATTCCGTTTATGTTTGGCCTTTTCTCGTTATGGCTATCATCCTTGTGGCGTTCCTTATTAAAAATGATAGTCGAAAAGAATTTCCTATCGTGCCGATTCGTGCGTTAGCCAAGCCCAAGGCTGTGTTTGGTACGGTGATGGCAGGAGCGGGACATATTTCACTTATTGTGATCTTCGTTGGGGTAAATGGATATATGCGAACGATTAAAAATGTCTCGTTCATCGACTTCACTTATTTTTATTGCTGCTTCTTTATAGGCATTGTGCTGTCTGCCATTTTATGCGCCCTATTGTACGATAAGTGGGGAGCAGGTATTCTAGGAATTGCAGGTTCCTTACTCACCGTTATCGTAAGTATCAAATGGTCTTCGATACAGCCTGAGGCATCGCTCACTGGGCTAAATCTTCAAATGGCTTGTTTAGGGTTTGGCATCAGTATGACCTTTATATCAGGGGCAATCGGAACTTTATTTGCCGGAAATGCACATCAAGCATCCAGTCGATCAGCTTCACTGCACACGATTAGAAACTATGCAGGTGCTGTCTTTGCACCATTTCTTGGGTGGTTTCTCTACCGACTGAATGCAAATCAATATGAAAAACAGATAGGCCAGCTGAGTCAGATCGATACGATATCAGATATAAATGCCAAGAAGGCAGCGCTTCTTAGCACTTACCATGGTCTATTTACGATTTTGCTTATACTCGGTGTTATGTATGTTAATTGCATCGATAGGGAAAATGGCAACCGGTAA
- a CDS encoding MarR family winged helix-turn-helix transcriptional regulator translates to MKQDPLQTIEHEIALLVRLTTAYKPRLGALDRSEYLLLSELDNDSPLAMNILAEKLQLSLSTASRQVATLEAKHFIQRFPDPHNGRISLLEITEEGKEVLQRVQRARYEVYEKVLQDWTPDELKTLEANLTRLNRDFKRWNK, encoded by the coding sequence ATGAAACAAGACCCGCTTCAAACTATTGAGCACGAGATCGCATTGCTAGTACGTCTTACAACCGCTTATAAGCCTCGACTGGGAGCGCTTGATCGTTCTGAATATCTTCTGCTTAGCGAACTAGATAATGATAGTCCGCTCGCGATGAATATCCTTGCTGAGAAATTACAACTTAGTCTTTCCACGGCAAGCAGACAAGTCGCTACGTTAGAAGCAAAACATTTCATTCAGCGGTTCCCTGACCCTCATAATGGACGAATCAGCCTTTTGGAAATTACGGAGGAAGGCAAAGAAGTTTTACAGAGAGTTCAGCGCGCCAGATATGAAGTATATGAAAAGGTGCTTCAAGATTGGACTCCTGATGAACTAAAAACCTTAGAGGCCAATTTGACTCGCTTAAATCGAGATTTCAAAAGATGGAATAAATAA
- the gshAB gene encoding bifunctional glutamate--cysteine ligase GshA/glutathione synthetase GshB has product MRLLDHKFIERLKEHAIEEELLQGKFGLEKENVRVNQEGKLALTPHPEAFGNKLEHPYIQTDFSESQMEMITPTFESIEEAYHFLEALQDIVSNELMEKGEYLWPSSNPPMLPKENEIPIAQMNDPVADEYRHELADKYGRKRQLLSGIHYNFSFDERVLRKLHRIEGGSEEYKLFKDAVYFKVARNMLRYRWMLIYLTGASPVFDRTYMDICVAKGHSDDNESYYFPNMNSLRNSSCGYRNPKPVRVSYDSAKDYVHDLKELIQKDELLSVKEFYSPVRIKTAKGIDPLQELLEDGVAYLELRFIDLNPLHKNGISMDTLRLIHMFLLFMLLKKDEPFSEQDQRIADLNHDQLITNGITGHLYDKENSKKLMKETALTCIEEMEEMVALLFPKKEMYVQILESAKRKIRHPELSAASIVKSEIQKSSYLTYHLEKAKEYAKQSLLTGYRFSGYEDLELSTQLLLKAAVKRGITFEILDREENFVVLTKGNHKEYVKQATKTSLDSYSTVLIMENKVVTKAVLSQHGIRVPSGDVFHSLEEAKQSYDLYRGKPIVIKPKSTNFGLGITIFNEEYAREDMDKAFEIAFTHDRTVLLEEFMTGKEYRFLVMGDEVIGVLHRVPANVMGDGVHTIQELVHEKNKDPLRGRGYKTPLEKIQLGDSEEMFLKNHNKGWNDIPAEGEVIYLRENSNISTGGDSIDYTEEVDGSYMQVAIQAAKAAGATICGVDMMIDDVHVQATESNYSVIEINFNPAIHIHCYPYKGKNRKANEKVLDLLFNKDERPFE; this is encoded by the coding sequence ATGAGATTACTAGATCATAAATTCATTGAACGGTTAAAGGAACATGCAATAGAAGAAGAACTGCTCCAAGGTAAGTTTGGACTGGAAAAAGAAAATGTAAGGGTAAATCAAGAAGGTAAGCTTGCCTTAACTCCTCATCCAGAAGCGTTTGGGAATAAACTCGAGCATCCTTATATTCAAACGGACTTTTCGGAGAGCCAAATGGAAATGATTACACCCACATTTGAATCAATAGAGGAAGCTTATCATTTTCTAGAGGCGCTGCAGGATATCGTATCTAATGAATTAATGGAGAAGGGGGAGTACTTATGGCCAAGCAGTAACCCTCCCATGCTGCCAAAAGAAAATGAAATTCCAATCGCACAAATGAACGATCCCGTTGCGGATGAATATCGTCATGAGCTAGCGGATAAATATGGGCGAAAACGCCAGCTGCTTAGCGGAATTCATTATAACTTCTCGTTTGATGAACGTGTTCTTCGTAAACTGCACCGCATTGAAGGCGGCAGTGAAGAATACAAATTGTTCAAAGATGCGGTTTATTTTAAAGTAGCACGGAACATGCTTCGATACCGCTGGATGCTGATCTATTTAACAGGAGCAAGCCCTGTGTTCGATCGAACTTATATGGATATTTGTGTAGCAAAAGGACATTCCGATGATAACGAAAGCTATTATTTTCCGAATATGAATTCACTGCGAAACAGTTCATGCGGCTATCGTAATCCAAAACCGGTGAGGGTTTCCTATGATTCTGCTAAAGATTATGTTCATGATCTAAAAGAATTAATTCAGAAAGATGAGTTACTGAGTGTAAAAGAGTTTTATAGCCCGGTTCGTATAAAAACCGCAAAAGGCATAGATCCACTGCAAGAGCTGTTAGAAGATGGAGTCGCTTATTTGGAACTGCGTTTCATTGATTTAAACCCGCTGCATAAGAATGGAATCAGTATGGATACCTTGAGGCTTATTCATATGTTCTTACTCTTTATGCTGCTGAAGAAGGACGAGCCGTTTAGCGAGCAGGATCAAAGGATCGCTGATTTGAATCATGATCAGTTAATTACTAACGGGATAACCGGTCATTTATACGACAAAGAAAACAGCAAAAAGTTGATGAAAGAGACTGCACTCACTTGCATCGAAGAAATGGAAGAGATGGTGGCTCTTCTGTTCCCTAAGAAAGAAATGTACGTGCAAATTCTCGAGAGCGCGAAACGGAAAATTAGGCACCCAGAACTCAGTGCTGCATCAATTGTGAAATCCGAAATTCAAAAATCTTCGTACCTTACGTACCATCTCGAAAAAGCGAAAGAATATGCCAAGCAAAGCTTGTTAACAGGATATCGCTTTTCGGGATATGAGGATCTGGAGCTATCTACTCAGCTTCTTCTAAAAGCAGCGGTCAAACGCGGAATAACATTTGAAATACTAGACCGAGAAGAAAACTTTGTTGTATTAACCAAAGGAAATCATAAGGAATACGTGAAGCAAGCGACAAAGACGTCGTTAGATTCGTATAGCACCGTCTTGATTATGGAAAATAAGGTCGTTACTAAGGCTGTATTATCTCAGCATGGCATACGCGTTCCGTCTGGAGATGTATTCCATAGTTTAGAAGAAGCTAAGCAATCGTATGATCTGTACCGAGGGAAGCCCATTGTCATTAAACCGAAATCGACCAACTTTGGACTAGGTATTACGATTTTTAACGAAGAATATGCTAGAGAAGACATGGATAAAGCTTTCGAGATCGCTTTTACGCATGACCGAACTGTTCTGCTGGAAGAATTCATGACAGGAAAAGAATATCGGTTTCTCGTGATGGGAGATGAGGTTATAGGGGTACTGCACCGGGTTCCTGCCAATGTCATGGGGGATGGTGTTCATACCATTCAGGAATTGGTTCATGAGAAGAATAAAGACCCGCTTCGAGGAAGAGGATACAAGACACCTTTGGAGAAGATCCAGCTGGGAGATTCAGAAGAGATGTTTCTGAAGAATCATAATAAAGGGTGGAACGATATCCCTGCTGAAGGGGAAGTCATCTATTTAAGAGAAAACTCAAATATCAGTACAGGCGGAGACAGCATTGATTATACGGAAGAGGTAGATGGCAGCTATATGCAGGTTGCGATTCAAGCGGCGAAGGCTGCTGGTGCAACCATCTGCGGAGTGGATATGATGATTGATGACGTTCATGTGCAAGCGACAGAATCGAATTACAGCGTTATCGAAATTAACTTTAATCCTGCGATTCATATTCACTGTTACCCTTATAAAGGAAAGAACCGAAAGGCGAATGAAAAAGTGCTGGATCTGCTGTTTAATAAGGATGAGCGGCCATTCGAATGA
- a CDS encoding MATE family efflux transporter encodes MKGTNDLTQGPIMPTLMKLALPIVATNFISTTYGLVDMIWVGRLGSGAVAAIGTASFFINLAIALSTLITIGTGIKVSHCMGAGQEDKAKAYVKNGFVMSVLLSVLYMIFVFLTQDQLIGFFDLGSNEVERMAKQFLLISILGTVFSILNTLYATILNAMGNSRQPFRIYTIGLILNIALDPFLIFGFGSFEGWGVVGAAIATLTANIVVTLLFILQARHSKLVTIALAWDTKLLKEVIRMGVPITIQRVTFTIISIIIAKLIVRFGAEAIAVQKVGIQIESISYMTIGGLQGAIAAFFGQNYGARRMDRIHEGYAKALSLTSVFGIVISLIFVLFPEQLFSLFLSDAKSLALGTDYMRILGYSQLFMCLELMTVGAFNGIGKTHIPPLFSITFTALRIPLAIILSEPLGLNGIWMAIALSSVFKGLVLVYWFRRSLRKMTVPQTVI; translated from the coding sequence ATGAAAGGTACAAACGATTTAACGCAAGGCCCGATTATGCCGACTTTAATGAAATTAGCACTTCCCATTGTTGCGACGAATTTCATCTCAACAACATATGGACTTGTCGATATGATCTGGGTTGGAAGACTTGGCAGCGGCGCGGTTGCGGCCATTGGTACAGCCAGCTTTTTTATCAATTTAGCCATTGCTTTGTCTACTTTGATAACGATTGGTACGGGGATTAAAGTATCTCATTGTATGGGAGCCGGTCAGGAAGACAAAGCTAAAGCATATGTGAAAAATGGATTTGTGATGTCTGTTTTGTTAAGTGTACTGTATATGATTTTTGTCTTTCTAACTCAGGATCAGCTGATTGGTTTCTTTGATCTGGGAAGTAATGAAGTGGAACGAATGGCAAAACAGTTTCTACTCATTTCTATTTTAGGGACCGTATTTTCCATACTGAATACGTTATACGCTACGATCTTGAATGCGATGGGGAACAGCAGGCAACCATTTCGAATTTATACGATAGGACTTATTTTAAATATTGCCCTGGATCCATTCCTCATCTTTGGTTTTGGAAGTTTTGAAGGATGGGGTGTGGTAGGTGCTGCGATTGCGACACTAACAGCGAATATCGTTGTGACCCTGTTATTTATCCTCCAGGCTCGGCACTCTAAACTGGTTACCATTGCACTTGCATGGGATACCAAGCTGTTAAAAGAAGTGATCCGTATGGGGGTACCGATCACGATTCAGCGCGTTACTTTTACGATTATCTCCATTATTATTGCCAAATTAATCGTACGTTTTGGAGCGGAGGCCATTGCCGTTCAAAAAGTAGGAATTCAAATTGAATCGATCTCTTATATGACCATTGGAGGTCTGCAAGGTGCGATCGCGGCCTTTTTCGGACAAAATTATGGGGCCCGGCGGATGGATCGTATCCATGAGGGTTATGCCAAAGCACTCTCGCTGACTTCTGTATTCGGTATTGTTATTTCTCTTATTTTTGTCCTATTCCCAGAGCAACTGTTTTCTCTATTCTTATCCGATGCGAAGAGTCTCGCTCTTGGAACGGATTATATGCGAATCTTAGGCTATTCTCAGTTGTTCATGTGTCTTGAACTAATGACAGTGGGTGCATTTAATGGAATAGGGAAGACACATATCCCGCCGCTATTTAGCATCACATTTACAGCACTAAGAATACCGCTTGCTATTATTTTATCGGAACCTTTAGGTTTGAATGGGATTTGGATGGCAATTGCTCTAAGCAGTGTGTTTAAAGGTCTGGTTCTCGTCTATTGGTTTAGAAGATCTTTACGCAAAATGACGGTTCCACAAACGGTGATCTAA
- the ltrA gene encoding group II intron reverse transcriptase/maturase has product MNAKRLTTPKENVQQLQKKLGHAAKENKKRRFHALYDKVYRMDVLEEAWRRVRANKGSAGVDGETLSDIEEKGEAFFLYECQRCLKENKYHPQPVRRHYIPKKDGKQRPLGIPTVRDRVIQMAAKLVMEPIFEADFQESSFGFRPKRSAKGALDRIRKACNRKGNWVVDVDIQGYFDNINQEKLMKLVEMRISDRRVLKLVRKWLNTGVMEEGKVRRSDLGTPQGGVISPLLANIYLNYFDILWERHGSGIGELTRYADDLVVVCKTKKDAERAYALIRAIMDRLELTLHPTKTRIVGLWTGEEGFDFLGMHHRKTKAETSYGKVYYTTQQWLCRKAEERIREVVKERLAPSSQRHKSLAEHVGWLNPKIQGWRNYYHTSYSQRKMAKLDWYIVLRLAKWYAKKRQRSRWQSAVQEVRYMARQCGLKTLL; this is encoded by the coding sequence GTGAATGCCAAACGGCTAACGACACCAAAAGAAAACGTTCAACAACTCCAAAAGAAACTAGGTCATGCGGCCAAGGAAAACAAGAAGCGCAGATTCCACGCATTGTACGACAAGGTCTACCGAATGGATGTATTAGAGGAAGCCTGGCGAAGAGTACGAGCTAACAAAGGATCGGCTGGCGTCGATGGAGAAACTCTTTCGGATATTGAGGAAAAGGGAGAAGCATTTTTCCTGTACGAATGCCAACGATGCTTGAAGGAAAACAAATACCATCCACAGCCCGTACGACGGCATTATATTCCGAAGAAAGACGGGAAGCAAAGACCGCTGGGTATCCCAACCGTCCGAGACCGCGTCATTCAGATGGCAGCGAAACTGGTCATGGAACCGATCTTTGAAGCGGACTTTCAGGAATCTTCATTTGGATTCCGTCCAAAACGAAGTGCGAAAGGGGCACTGGACCGTATCCGAAAAGCCTGCAACCGGAAAGGGAATTGGGTGGTCGACGTCGACATCCAAGGCTACTTCGACAACATCAACCAAGAGAAACTAATGAAACTGGTGGAGATGCGAATCAGCGACAGGCGCGTCCTGAAGCTGGTACGGAAGTGGCTGAACACGGGAGTGATGGAAGAAGGCAAGGTCAGACGATCCGATCTGGGTACACCACAAGGCGGCGTGATATCCCCTCTTCTCGCGAATATCTATTTGAATTATTTTGATATTCTGTGGGAACGACATGGCAGTGGAATCGGGGAACTTACGCGATACGCAGATGACCTTGTTGTTGTATGCAAAACGAAGAAAGATGCAGAACGGGCGTATGCACTCATACGTGCGATTATGGATCGTCTGGAACTGACCTTGCATCCGACGAAAACGCGGATTGTAGGATTATGGACGGGAGAAGAAGGGTTTGATTTTCTAGGCATGCATCATCGCAAGACAAAAGCTGAAACATCCTACGGAAAAGTGTACTATACCACGCAGCAGTGGCTGTGCCGGAAAGCGGAGGAACGCATCCGGGAAGTGGTAAAAGAGCGCTTAGCTCCGTCCAGCCAGAGACATAAGTCACTCGCGGAGCACGTAGGTTGGCTGAACCCGAAGATTCAGGGGTGGCGCAATTACTACCACACGTCTTACAGCCAACGAAAAATGGCGAAGTTAGATTGGTACATTGTGTTGCGTTTGGCAAAATGGTATGCAAAGAAAAGGCAACGTTCTCGGTGGCAAAGTGCGGTCCAAGAAGTGCGGTACATGGCGAGACAATGTGGACTCAAAACGCTCTTGTAA